One window of the Runella slithyformis DSM 19594 genome contains the following:
- a CDS encoding tagaturonate reductase has translation MPKLSKQVIDSETQYTFDLPVKVLQFGTGVLLRGLCDYLIDKANKQHIFNGRIVVVKSTAGSADDFAEQDGLYTVCVRGVDSEGSTIDEATAVTAISRVISAQDSWQSILQVARNPHLEVILSNTTEVGIQYVEESIFQSPPQSFPAKLTAFLYERFRTYGGKKDKGLVIVPTELITDNGLKLRECVEKISVYNELGKLFNKWLKYHVKFCNSLVDRIVPGKPDAATFAALQEKIGYEDALLTVAEPYLLWAIEGDERVKKVLSFEQVSENVIVDEDISYYRERKLRILNGSHSAAAPLGYLSGFDITFQCMNDPAMSKYYETIIYDEIVPTLPFEEQMDELKVFAGDILNRYRNPFIQQKLIGITLQQSSKMNARNVATIRRYYRQFNKAPKLFTIGFAAYLLFMRAAKQQNEHYLGQRGEEFYVINDEQAAYFYEQWQGVTPETVPAFVQTVLSNPKLWETDLTKLAGFAETVTEYLTEMMNTGVKTTLEKAIL, from the coding sequence ATGCCGAAACTATCTAAACAAGTCATTGATAGCGAAACCCAATATACCTTTGATCTGCCCGTAAAAGTACTGCAATTCGGGACGGGAGTGCTCTTAAGAGGGCTTTGTGATTACCTGATTGACAAAGCCAACAAACAGCATATTTTTAACGGGCGCATCGTGGTGGTCAAATCAACCGCAGGCTCGGCCGACGATTTTGCCGAACAGGATGGACTCTACACCGTTTGTGTGCGCGGGGTAGACAGCGAAGGCTCCACCATCGACGAAGCCACGGCCGTAACGGCTATCAGTCGCGTGATCTCGGCGCAGGACAGCTGGCAGAGTATCCTGCAGGTGGCCCGCAATCCGCATTTGGAAGTGATTCTCTCCAATACCACTGAAGTAGGGATCCAATACGTGGAAGAAAGTATCTTTCAAAGTCCGCCGCAGTCATTCCCCGCCAAATTGACCGCTTTTTTGTACGAGCGTTTTCGTACGTACGGAGGCAAAAAAGACAAAGGGCTGGTGATCGTTCCTACGGAACTGATTACGGACAATGGTCTCAAACTCCGGGAATGTGTGGAAAAAATTTCGGTGTACAATGAGTTGGGGAAACTGTTTAACAAATGGCTGAAATACCACGTTAAATTCTGTAATTCATTGGTAGACAGAATTGTGCCGGGTAAGCCCGATGCCGCTACGTTTGCCGCGCTTCAAGAAAAAATCGGTTATGAAGATGCGCTCTTAACAGTGGCCGAACCGTATTTGTTATGGGCGATCGAAGGCGATGAGCGTGTGAAAAAAGTGCTCTCGTTTGAGCAGGTCAGCGAAAATGTCATTGTCGATGAAGATATCTCCTACTACCGTGAGCGTAAACTGCGCATCCTCAACGGCAGCCACAGCGCGGCGGCTCCGCTGGGGTATTTGAGTGGGTTTGACATTACGTTTCAGTGCATGAACGACCCGGCCATGTCGAAATACTACGAGACGATCATTTACGATGAGATCGTGCCGACGCTGCCTTTTGAAGAGCAAATGGATGAGTTGAAGGTATTTGCCGGCGATATTCTGAACCGTTACCGCAACCCGTTCATTCAGCAAAAACTCATCGGTATTACGCTGCAGCAGTCTTCGAAAATGAACGCGCGCAATGTTGCGACCATTCGGCGGTATTACCGGCAATTTAATAAAGCACCCAAATTGTTTACCATTGGCTTTGCGGCCTATCTGCTGTTTATGCGGGCCGCTAAGCAACAAAACGAACACTATCTCGGCCAACGCGGCGAAGAGTTTTACGTCATCAATGATGAGCAGGCGGCGTATTTTTACGAGCAGTGGCAAGGCGTAACGCCGGAGACCGTCCCT